Below is a genomic region from Arachis ipaensis cultivar K30076 unplaced genomic scaffold, Araip1.1 Aipa1045, whole genome shotgun sequence.
NNNNNNNNNNNNNNNNNNNNNNNNNNNNNNNNNNNNNNNNNNNNNNNNNNNNNNNNNNNNNNNNNNNNNNNNNNNNNNNNNNNNNNNNNNNNNNNNNNNNNNNNNNNNNNNNNNNNNNNNNNNNNNNNNNNNNNNNNNNNNNNNNNNNNNNNNNNNNNNNNNNNNNNNNNNNNNNNNNNNNNNNNNNNNNNNNNNNNNNNNNNNNNNNNNNNNNNNNNNNNNNNNNNNNNNNNNNNNNNNNNNNNNNNNNNNNNNNNNNNNNNNNNNNNNNNNNNNNNNNNNNNNNNNNNNNNNNNNNNNNNNNNNNNNNNNNNNNNNNNNNNNNNNNNNNNNNNNNNNNNNNNNNNNNNNNNNNNNNNNNNNNNNNNNNNNNNNNNNNNNNNNNNNNNNNNNNNNNNNNNNNNNNNNNNNNNNNNNNNNNNNNNNNNNNNNNNNNNNNNNNNNNNNNNNNNNNNNNNNNNNNNNNNNNNNNNNNNNNNNNNNNNNNNNNNNNNNNNNNNNNNNNNNNNNNNNNNNNNNNNNNNNNNNNNNNNNNNNNNNNNNNNNNNNNNNNNNNNNNNNNNNNNNNNNNNNNNNNNNNNNNNNNNNNNNNNNNNNNNNNNNNNNNNNNNNNNNNNNNNNNNNNNNNNNNNNNNNNNNNNNNNNNNNNNNNNNNNNNNNNNNNNNNNNNNNNNNNNNNNNNNNNNNNNNNNNNNNNNNNNNNNNNNNNNNNNNNNNNNNNNNNNNNNNNNNNNNNNNNNNNNNNNNNNNNNNNNNNNNNNNNNNNNNNNNNNNNNNNNNNNNNNNNNNNNNNNNNNNNNNNNNNNNNNNNNNNNNNNNNNNNNNNNNNNNNNNNNNNNNNNNNNNNNNNNNNNNNNNNNNNNNNNNNNNNNNNNNNNNNNNNNNNNNNNNNNNNNNNNNNNNGCCTTCACGAGCAGCTTCATTTCCGTGAGGTCGTGAGGCGAACGAGGATGATCTACGACTCGATCCGCGTTCTCTGCACCATCGAGGAAGAGAAGCGCGTCCAGGAGGAGAAAAGAGCTGCCGCCGTCGCTGACGTTGTTACTATTGCCGCTGATGAACCGTTCGCTGCATCTGAATCCACCATTGAATGTTCTTCCTCAGCTGAAACCACCGTCTCTGTTGCCGTGCCAGCTCCTGAATCCGCCGGGGAACAACAATCGGCGAACAACAATGGCGCCGGCGATAAGCAGCCGGAAACAGTCAACAGGGGCGAAGCTGATGCCAAGATGGCGCGGCGGATGCGGCAAAGAGGGGATATTCGTGCGGCGCAGATGATGAGGTTGAAGCATCTTTGGCTGAACTGCGATAAGCGAATCGTCGGAGCGATTCCCGGTGTGTATGTTGGCGACGTATTCCTCTTTCGGATGGAATTGTGTGTCCTTGGATTGCACGGTCAGATCCAAGCTGGCATTGATTACCTGGCAGCTTCCATGAGCCCCAACAATGAACCAATTGCAACGAGTGTCATTGTCTCCGGTGGCTACGAGGATGATATGGACGAAGGAGATGTCATAATCTACACTGGACAAGGCGGGCAGGCCANGTGTCATTGTCTCCGGTGGCTACGAGGATGATATGGACGAAGGAGATGTCATAATCTACACTGGACAAGGCGGGCAGGCCACGAATTCCGTGAGGCAAGCCACACACCAGAAGTTGGAGAGTGGGAACCTGGCATTGGAGAGGAGTATGTATCATAATATTGAGGTTAGAGTGATTAGAGGGATGAAGTATGAGGGAGCCGCTGCGAAATCCGGTAAGATTTATGTCTATGATGGTTTATATAGGATTTCTGAGTGCTGGTTTGATGTTGGAAAGTCCGGTTTTGGTGTTTATAAGTATAAGCTTGTTAGGACTGAATGGCAGCCTAAGATGGGTAGTGCTATTCTTAAGGAAGCTAGGGGCATTAGGAAAAGTGGAGTGGGTTTTCAACCAATGTATTGTCTTTCTGTTGATATTTCGAATAAGAAGGAGAAGGTTGCGGTTCGGCTCTTTAATGATATTGATGATAGTAAGGAGCCGCTTTGTTTTGATTATCTTCTGACAACTATTTTCCCTCCATTTGTGTTTCATCAGAGCGGGACAGCTACTGGGTGTGATTGTATTGGCGGTTGTACGGATGGATGCTTTTGCAGTATGAAGAATGGAGGCGAGTTTCCTTATAATCAGCAGGCGATCCTTGTGAGGGGGAAGCCTTTGATTTTTGAGTGTGGCCCTTTTTGCAGTTGTCCACCTCAATGTAGGAACCGTGTGTCGCAGAATGGGGTGAAGAACAAGTTGGAAGTTTTTAGGTCGAAGCAGACAGGTTGGGGAGTAAGGTCCTTGGACCTTATTCATGCTGGTGCTTTTATCTGTGAGTATTCAGGGGTTGTTTTGACTAGGGAGCAAGCACAGCTTTTGACGATGAATGGTGACTCGTTGATATATCCTAATCGGTTTTCTGAAAGGTGGGCAGAATGGGGTGATTTGTCTCAGGTAAACTCGGACTATGTGCGTCCATCTTATCCGTCAATTCCTCCTCTGGATTTTTCTCTGGATGTGTCAACGGTCCGAAACGTTGCTTGCTATATGAGCCATAGTTCAAGTCCAAATGTTATGGTTCAATTTGTTCTGTATGATCACAACAACTTGATGTTCCCTCACATTATGCTGTTTGCAATGGAGAATATCCCTCCACTGAGAGAGCTCAGCCTTGATTATGGGGTGGCTAATGAGTGGACAGGCAAGCTCTCTATATGCAATGGGTGAATTCATAAGATTCAagcccttcttttttttttttgctgaagCGGAGTTTCAGGCATTGTTTCACTGAGGTAAAGCCATCTTATATTGTTTAACTCGTCTGGTTTCACCATTATCTTTCATTAGATTATGTCATCTGCATATCCATTCTCTGTGCAGTTTCCATTGCAAACTGTTGACTTAATACCATAATCCATATGATAGTGACTTATCGGAATATCATATTAGTATTCTGGTGTTTTCAAACACCTTGGATGTTCGAGACATTTTACGGTGAGGGTGATGACTGACCTCACCTTGTTGTCTTTTGAGTATCTTTTTGCAGTCTGCGTTGCGAAATGCAAACCCATTATGACCATGGTTGCTCACTGATATATTAACATATTATGCAGTTCATAATTACTTTCATCTGCTTTCCATGGGTGATATTTTACTGAATATCCCCTTAAAACTTGTTTCACATAGCCAAATGTCCCTTACTGAGACTTGACTTTTTCCCATTCGGTTCCTTTGCAAAATGGTTCGTGTAATTATACACTCATTTTGTGTTTTGAATTCCCATATTCATGTTGGTGTGATTTTCATATCTGGTGATTTTCTGATTTGGTAATCATTCTGTGCCTAGTGTTTAATTATTGAACTTAGTTTGTTAGTAATTTGTGAAGAGCTTTACTATAATACCATTGTCCATATATATATAGTCTGTCTCTCTTCCGAACATAACCCTCTTTATCATAACAAGTTTCTTAATATACATATGTGTAGCCAACTAGGTTCTTATAAACCAATATTAAGCCTTTACTTGACAATTGAAGCTCCTAGAAAATTCATTGCTTGATACAACCCAGACTTGGATATTACAATTAACTATCAAACTAGGAATTTGAGTCAAACCTAACTTAGCATTCTATAAATACAACAAACTAAGCTTTTCCTGCCAAGAAAGGTTCGGTACATTTGTGTTTGTAATAGGACCTATTCATACTGAAAAAATGCTTGAATGGACCACTAACTATTATTCCTTTTCGATGCAATGCTAGTAGAAATTGCTTTGATAGAGACATTCTCCTTGGAAAGATGCCATTGTGAATCAATTctcttaaaaatttaaattgattagtAGAAATGCATGCAAGCCACTGCA
It encodes:
- the LOC107624658 gene encoding histone-lysine N-methyltransferase family member SUVH9, translating into LHEQLHFREVVRRTRMIYDSIRVLCTIEEEKRVQEEKRAAAVADVVTIAADEPFAASESTIECSSSAETTVSVAVPAPESAGEQQSANNNGAGDKQPETVNRGEADAKMARRMRQRGDIRAAQMMRLKHLWLNCDKRIVGAIPGVYVGDVFLFRMELCVLGLHGQIQAGIDYLAASMSPNNEPIATSVIVSGGYEDDMDEGDVIIYTGQGGQAXCGQATNSVRQATHQKLESGNLALERSMYHNIEVRVIRGMKYEGAAAKSGKIYVYDGLYRISECWFDVGKSGFGVYKYKLVRTEWQPKMGSAILKEARGIRKSGVGFQPMYCLSVDISNKKEKVAVRLFNDIDDSKEPLCFDYLLTTIFPPFVFHQSGTATGCDCIGGCTDGCFCSMKNGGEFPYNQQAILVRGKPLIFECGPFCSCPPQCRNRVSQNGVKNKLEVFRSKQTGWGVRSLDLIHAGAFICEYSGVVLTREQAQLLTMNGDSLIYPNRFSERWAEWGDLSQVNSDYVRPSYPSIPPLDFSLDVSTVRNVACYMSHSSSPNVMVQFVLYDHNNLMFPHIMLFAMENIPPLRELSLDYGVANEWTGKLSICNG